TGGTAACCATGTTCCGTTAGGAACGAATAATGCCTTGTTGTCTAAGATTAATTGCTGGTTCTTCTTAAAGTTATCACCGTTAGCATTAGCTACTGTTGTTGGTTCAACATACTGAGCAAGCTTGCCCACGATTTCGAATGCCTTCTTAACTTCTGGTAACTTCCAAGCATCAACGTTATATGTCATTAACTTAGCATATACTTCTGGTCCTGCTGTTTCATTTAATAAAGCAGAGAAGAATGCATCGAAGTAGCCTGTTGTTGGGTATGTGAATAATGAGATACCTTCAGCCTTAGCCTTTTCTCCTAATTCCCACATTTCATCCCAAGTTGTTGGTACACTCCATCCCTTTTCCTTAAATAGGTTAGCATTATAGAATAGTCCACATGGGCTATAGTTGATAGGTGCTAAGTACAATTTACCATCAGCGTATGGCTGTGTAGCTAAACCTTCGTAGATACCATCGATGAGCTTATCCTTCACCTTTGTATCTTCACCTAATACTTTTTCATCAAGTACGCTTGTAATGTCTGTTAACATCTTTTCAGCGATCATTGTGTCTGTTAAGCCACCCTTAGATCCAACTGATAAGTAAACTAAATCAGGATATGTTCCAGCTTGAACTTCGCTACGTAATGTATCAGCGATATTCTTTTCTAAGCGAAGGTCAACCTTAACGCCTTCTTTTTCTTCGAAAGCCTTAACAACAGCTTCCCAACCCTTTGTGCCATATCCGCCGTCTAGACCAGAAATGTGCAATGTTGTTTCTTCACTTTCCTTCTGTGAAGAAGCAGCTTCTTTTTTACTACAGCCAACTGCGCCGACTGCGAGTAAACCAGCTAATGATAATGTTAATAACTTTTTCATATGTTCCTTTTTTCCCTCCTAAGAAACTTATTTGATAATCTCAGTGTATTGTTGAAAACGCTTTCAAACAAGAGATATATTGCTTTAAATTAGCGAAATATTGCTATCATTTATATCAAAAGCAATTTTTCGTATAATTAGCCAAAAAATAATCATTTCAAAACGCGATACATGTTATGATTAAACCAATGATTACAGCTATTTCACAAAACACAAGCGAAGATCGTTCTTTCGGTAAAATCTTGTATGTTACTCACTCTCGCTATGAAGGAGATTGGCATTCAACTCCGCACAATCATGCATGTGCAGAGCTTTTCTACGTAATCTCAGGAGAAGGCAAATTCTTTGTCGAAGGAAAATATTTAGACATTCAAGCAGATGACCTAATTATCGTAAATTCCTATATTGAACATACTGAAGTCAGTAAAGAAAACTCTCCTCTCGAATATATTGTAGCAGGTATTGAAGGTTTACATTTCCATAGTGATGATAAACGTTTCAACAGTAACTTCAGCATGCATAACTATAAAGCATATAAGAATGATATTCTCTTCTATCTCAAAACATTACTGCATGAAATGGAACATCAGGATGAATACTCTCAACACTTAGTAAACTCCCTACTAGAGATAATGCTTATAAACATGGTACGTCGTACCAATACAACATTAAACGTATCCCCAGTGAAAAAGACGACAAAAGAATGTATCTTCATCGAAAACTATATCAATGATCACTTTAAAGAAGACATCGACCTAGATAAACTCAGTGAATTAACATTCTTAAATAAATATTATTTAGTACATGCATTCAACCAATATAAAGGGATTTCTCCTATGCGTTATTTGATACAGCGAAGAATCTCTGAGGCAAAGTTCTTATTAGAGACTACCAGTTATAGTATGAATGATATCTCTGCTATTATCGGCTTCTCAAACCAAAATTACTTTACCTTTGCATTTAAACGTGAAATTGGTTGTTCTCCGAGTGCATATCGTAAACAATTCCTAAAAACAAAAGAGCAATAAACATGCATACAAAAGCCGAGCGATTACTCGGCTTGTTTTGTTATGAACGCAAGTCTGCTGATAGCTTTTCTTTGAGTGTTGCAAGAATTGCATCGTGTACAGCACGTACTTCTTCATCGCTTAGTGTATGATCAGTTGCTTGATATGTAATACGTAAGGCAACCGACTTCTTACCTGCTTCAACGTGTTCTCCTTCGTAAATATCGAATACTTCTGATTTACGAACAAGCTTCTTACCTGTACTATTGATAATCTTTAACATTTCTTCTGCTGTTACTTCTCTATCTACGACTAAGGCAATATCACGTGAGATAGATGGATAACGATCAATAGGTACAAACTTCACCTTAGAAGCACTCGTCTCATTTACAACATCCAATGATAGTTCCGCATATGTCACTCTCTTTAAATCATACTTCTTCACATAACTTGGATGTAATTCACCAAATAGACCTAATGGTTTACGGTCTAAGAGAAGCTCTGCACTGCGGTATGGATGGAAGTGTTCAACATCTGTTGTATTTGGACGTACAGTAATACGTGCGTCATTGAAACCACAACGATTTAACCATGTCATTAGGATTCCCTTTAAAGCATAGAAATCACCAACTTCATTTAACTTGTGGAGTGGATCATTTTGAACATTACCATCTAATACAACCGCAAGTCTTTCTTCTTCCTTATCCTTTGCATAAACCTTTGAGATTTCAAACAATAGGTTATCTGTATTCTGATGTGCTTCATTATATTGTACGCTTGTTAATACAGAGTTTAATAAGCTTGCACGAATGTACTTACGATTCTCTGACATTGGCATTGCAAGAGGAATTGCTTCGCCAAGTGGAGAGAGAGCTGTCTTCATTTCTTCTTCAGAGATTAATGTATATGTAACGATTTCATTGAGACCAAAGGACTTCAATGTTTCGCGTGTCATACGTCTGAGTTTCTGCTTTGATGTTAATTGACCAACTGTTGTACTCATCACTGGTAATGTAGACTTCAAACTACCAAAACCAATCAAGCGTACGATTTCTTCGTCGATGTCTGCACGACCTTCAATATCTACACGGTAACTTGGGATATGACATGTAATCTCATCCCCATTTACTTCCGGTTCAAAGTTTAGCCATGTGAGTGTTTCCTTCACTTCATCCATTGTAAATGCTGTGCCTAATAAGGCGTTACAGTGAGAGAGTGTTTCCTTTACTACAACTGGCTTATAGCCATCTGCACCATAAGTAACTGTCTCTTCAAATCTATCTGCACATGCATACTCTTGTAATAATTGTACAGAACGGTCCATTGCCTTTTGTGCTGCTAATGCCTCAATACCCTTTGTAAAGCGCTGTGCTGCTTCTGTAATAAGGTTTAAACGGATAGATGAGCGACGTACAGATGTCTTATTGAAATGTGCTGCTTCGATAAAGATGCCTTCTGTTGTTTCATCAATCATAGACTCTTCACCACCCATAATACCGGCAATACCAGTCACCTCACCATTTGTAGTGATTAGGATATCTCCCTTTTCAATCGTAAACTCTACGCCATCCAGTGCAGTCATCTTTAATGTGCGGTCATCCACAACTGTAATTTCTCTTGCCGGAAGCTTTGCAAGATTGTAATAGTGTAATGGCTGTCCTGTTTCCAACATTACAAAGTTGGAAATATCAACAACATTATTAATTGAATTGATCCCTGCTGCATGTAAGTATTCCACCATCCACTTTGGTGATGGTCCAACCTTAACATGGTTTACAACTTTACCCATGAAGAAGTCACACTTTTCAGTGTTGCTTGCCACCTTGAATGTGGATGGTGTTCCAATATTGGATTTACCAGCATAATC
This genomic window from Solobacterium moorei contains:
- a CDS encoding AraC family transcriptional regulator — translated: MIKPMITAISQNTSEDRSFGKILYVTHSRYEGDWHSTPHNHACAELFYVISGEGKFFVEGKYLDIQADDLIIVNSYIEHTEVSKENSPLEYIVAGIEGLHFHSDDKRFNSNFSMHNYKAYKNDILFYLKTLLHEMEHQDEYSQHLVNSLLEIMLINMVRRTNTTLNVSPVKKTTKECIFIENYINDHFKEDIDLDKLSELTFLNKYYLVHAFNQYKGISPMRYLIQRRISEAKFLLETTSYSMNDISAIIGFSNQNYFTFAFKREIGCSPSAYRKQFLKTKEQ
- a CDS encoding carbohydrate ABC transporter substrate-binding protein, producing the protein MKKLLTLSLAGLLAVGAVGCSKKEAASSQKESEETTLHISGLDGGYGTKGWEAVVKAFEEKEGVKVDLRLEKNIADTLRSEVQAGTYPDLVYLSVGSKGGLTDTMIAEKMLTDITSVLDEKVLGEDTKVKDKLIDGIYEGLATQPYADGKLYLAPINYSPCGLFYNANLFKEKGWSVPTTWDEMWELGEKAKAEGISLFTYPTTGYFDAFFSALLNETAGPEVYAKLMTYNVDAWKLPEVKKAFEIVGKLAQYVEPTTVANANGDNFKKNQQLILDNKALFVPNGTWLPGEMKEAPRANGFEWGFTALPKVTATGDAYSTTFTEQVFIPKEAKNPELAKKFITFLYSDEATKLFYENGGAVMPTKDASKFIGKDDENALYYTIYDNGAKSNAVGFQVMDNIVEGVSVADANTGVLYATVNSIVNGSKTVDEWYDATVKAVEQIAEANK
- the pheT gene encoding phenylalanine--tRNA ligase subunit beta, which produces MRLSYKWLQEYVDLSDITPQQLADRLTTAGLEVEGIEPMAQGTGLVIAEVIECEDIPDTHLHRTIVRYGAGENDTTQIVCGAANCRLGLKVIAALPGAVLPGITIQAKPLHGIESNGMLCSLRELGIDHKYLTEKQINGIEELPQDAPVGETNVLGYIGYDDTILDVSLTPNRADCSSMWNMAKEVGAILHREVKWPDYAGKSNIGTPSTFKVASNTEKCDFFMGKVVNHVKVGPSPKWMVEYLHAAGINSINNVVDISNFVMLETGQPLHYYNLAKLPAREITVVDDRTLKMTALDGVEFTIEKGDILITTNGEVTGIAGIMGGEESMIDETTEGIFIEAAHFNKTSVRRSSIRLNLITEAAQRFTKGIEALAAQKAMDRSVQLLQEYACADRFEETVTYGADGYKPVVVKETLSHCNALLGTAFTMDEVKETLTWLNFEPEVNGDEITCHIPSYRVDIEGRADIDEEIVRLIGFGSLKSTLPVMSTTVGQLTSKQKLRRMTRETLKSFGLNEIVTYTLISEEEMKTALSPLGEAIPLAMPMSENRKYIRASLLNSVLTSVQYNEAHQNTDNLLFEISKVYAKDKEEERLAVVLDGNVQNDPLHKLNEVGDFYALKGILMTWLNRCGFNDARITVRPNTTDVEHFHPYRSAELLLDRKPLGLFGELHPSYVKKYDLKRVTYAELSLDVVNETSASKVKFVPIDRYPSISRDIALVVDREVTAEEMLKIINSTGKKLVRKSEVFDIYEGEHVEAGKKSVALRITYQATDHTLSDEEVRAVHDAILATLKEKLSADLRS